The Burkholderia lata genome contains a region encoding:
- the ftsH gene encoding ATP-dependent zinc metalloprotease FtsH encodes MNNNMFSKAAVWLVIALVLFTVFKQFDKPRVQEGVSYSQFMDDAKNGKVKNVIVQGRNLTVTPADGQKYQIVSPGDIWMVGDLMKYGVQVSGKADDEPNALMSALYYLGPTILIIVFWFYMMRQMQGGGKGGAFSFGKSRARLIDENNNAVNFSDVAGCDEAKEEVSELVDFLRDPQKFQKLGGRIPRGVLLVGPPGTGKTLLARAIAGEAKVPFFSISGSDFVEMFVGVGAARVRDMFEQAKKHAPCIVFIDEIDAVGRHRGAGMGGGNDEREQTLNQMLVEMDGFEANSGVIVIAATNRSDVLDKALLRPGRFDRQVYVGLPDIRGREQIMRVHLRKVPIANDVDAAVIARGTPGFSGADLANLVNEAALFAARRGKRIVEMQDFEDAKDKIFMGPERKSAVIREEAKRATAYHESGHAVVAKLLPKADPVHKVTIIPRGRALGVTWQLPEHDNETYSKDYLLDRLAILFGGRVAEELFMNLVSTGASDDFNKATQTARAMVARFGMTDALGPMVYVDDENDASPFGRGFTRTISEATQQKVDSEIRRVLDEQYSLARRLLDENRDKVEAMTAALMEWETIDADQINDIMEGRPPRSPKSSPAVGGDSSGGGSSAEVKPGNAPAPASPAA; translated from the coding sequence TTGAACAACAATATGTTTTCGAAGGCAGCGGTGTGGCTGGTGATCGCACTGGTGCTGTTTACGGTGTTCAAGCAGTTCGACAAGCCCCGCGTCCAGGAAGGCGTGTCCTATTCGCAGTTCATGGACGACGCCAAGAACGGCAAGGTCAAGAACGTCATCGTTCAGGGGCGCAACCTCACCGTCACTCCGGCTGATGGCCAGAAATACCAGATCGTGTCGCCCGGCGACATCTGGATGGTTGGCGATCTGATGAAGTACGGCGTGCAGGTCAGCGGCAAGGCCGACGACGAGCCGAACGCGCTGATGTCCGCGCTGTACTACCTCGGGCCGACGATCCTGATCATCGTGTTCTGGTTCTACATGATGCGGCAGATGCAGGGAGGCGGCAAAGGCGGCGCATTCTCGTTCGGCAAGTCGCGAGCGCGGCTGATCGACGAGAACAACAACGCGGTGAACTTCTCCGACGTCGCGGGCTGCGACGAAGCGAAGGAAGAAGTGTCCGAGCTCGTCGACTTCCTGCGCGATCCGCAGAAATTCCAGAAGCTGGGCGGTCGCATTCCGCGCGGCGTGCTGCTCGTCGGCCCCCCGGGTACCGGCAAGACGCTGCTGGCCCGCGCGATCGCGGGTGAAGCAAAGGTGCCGTTCTTCAGCATCTCCGGTTCGGACTTCGTCGAAATGTTCGTCGGCGTCGGCGCGGCTCGCGTGCGCGACATGTTCGAACAGGCGAAGAAGCATGCACCGTGTATCGTGTTCATCGACGAAATCGACGCGGTCGGCCGTCATCGCGGCGCCGGCATGGGCGGTGGTAACGACGAACGCGAACAGACGCTGAACCAGATGCTCGTCGAGATGGACGGCTTCGAGGCGAACTCGGGCGTGATCGTGATCGCCGCAACCAACCGTTCCGACGTGCTCGACAAGGCGCTGCTGCGTCCGGGCCGTTTCGACCGCCAGGTCTACGTCGGTCTGCCGGACATCCGCGGCCGCGAACAGATCATGCGCGTGCACCTGCGCAAGGTGCCGATCGCGAACGACGTCGATGCGGCTGTCATCGCACGCGGCACACCGGGCTTCTCGGGCGCCGATCTCGCGAACCTCGTGAACGAGGCTGCGCTGTTCGCCGCACGTCGCGGCAAGCGCATCGTCGAGATGCAGGATTTCGAAGACGCGAAGGACAAGATCTTCATGGGTCCGGAGCGCAAGTCGGCCGTGATCCGCGAGGAAGCGAAGCGTGCGACCGCTTATCACGAGTCGGGCCACGCGGTGGTCGCGAAGCTGCTGCCGAAGGCCGACCCGGTGCACAAGGTCACGATCATCCCGCGCGGTCGCGCGCTGGGTGTCACGTGGCAGCTGCCGGAGCATGACAACGAAACGTACTCGAAGGACTACCTGCTGGACCGCCTCGCGATCCTGTTCGGTGGCCGGGTGGCGGAAGAGCTGTTCATGAACCTCGTCAGCACCGGCGCCTCGGACGACTTCAACAAGGCAACGCAGACGGCACGCGCGATGGTGGCCCGTTTCGGTATGACCGACGCGCTCGGGCCGATGGTCTACGTCGACGACGAGAACGATGCATCGCCGTTCGGCCGTGGCTTCACGCGCACGATCTCGGAAGCGACGCAACAGAAGGTCGACTCGGAAATCCGCCGCGTGCTCGACGAACAGTACAGCCTTGCGCGCCGCCTGCTCGACGAGAACCGCGACAAGGTCGAGGCGATGACCGCCGCACTGATGGAGTGGGAGACGATCGATGCCGATCAGATCAACGACATCATGGAAGGCCGTCCGCCGCGCTCCCCGAAGAGCTCGCCGGCTGTTGGCGGCGATTCGTCGGGTGGTGGCAGCAGCGCCGAGGTGAAACCCGGCAACGCGCCGGCGCCTGCTTCGCCGGCGGCGTAA
- the folP gene encoding dihydropteroate synthase, protein MWLHTGPFCIHSRQLLVSDPAVSPFIPAPLQCGRFELTFERPLVMGILNATPDSFSDGGRFLARDDALRQAERMIAEGVDLLDIGGESTRPGAPPVPLDEELARVIPLVEALRPLNVPLSIDTYKPAVMRAALAAGADLINDIWGFRQPGAIDAVRDGNCGLCAMHMLGEPQTMQVGEPDYGDVVTDVRDFLAERAQALRDAGIAPERICVDPGFGFGKAVIDDNYALLAALPDTAPARTDGRAYPILAGMSRKSMLGAVIGGKPPMERVAASVAAAVCAVERGAAIVRVHDVAATVDALKIWNAVREAARQR, encoded by the coding sequence GTGTGGCTTCACACCGGCCCGTTTTGCATTCATTCACGCCAGTTGCTCGTGTCCGATCCTGCTGTTTCCCCATTCATCCCCGCGCCACTCCAGTGCGGCCGCTTCGAACTGACGTTCGAACGCCCGCTGGTGATGGGCATCCTCAACGCCACGCCTGATTCGTTCTCCGACGGCGGCCGCTTCCTCGCGCGCGACGATGCGCTGCGCCAGGCCGAGCGAATGATCGCCGAAGGCGTCGACCTTCTCGATATCGGCGGCGAATCGACGCGCCCGGGCGCACCGCCCGTGCCGCTCGACGAGGAACTCGCACGCGTGATCCCGCTCGTCGAAGCGCTGCGGCCGCTGAACGTGCCGTTGTCGATCGATACGTACAAGCCGGCCGTGATGCGCGCGGCGCTGGCCGCAGGCGCCGACCTGATCAACGACATCTGGGGGTTCCGCCAGCCGGGCGCGATCGATGCGGTGCGTGACGGTAATTGCGGGCTATGTGCGATGCACATGCTGGGTGAGCCACAAACGATGCAGGTCGGCGAACCCGATTACGGCGACGTCGTGACCGACGTGCGCGATTTTCTCGCCGAGCGCGCGCAGGCGCTGCGCGATGCGGGGATTGCGCCGGAGCGGATCTGTGTCGATCCGGGCTTCGGATTCGGCAAGGCGGTCATCGACGACAACTACGCGCTGCTGGCCGCGTTGCCGGACACGGCACCCGCGCGGACCGACGGGCGCGCGTATCCGATCCTCGCGGGCATGTCGCGCAAGTCGATGCTCGGCGCGGTGATCGGCGGCAAGCCGCCGATGGAGCGCGTCGCGGCGAGCGTGGCAGCCGCAGTGTGTGCGGTCGAGCGTGGGGCGGCGATCGTGCGCGTGCACGACGTCGCGGCGACGGTCGACGCGCTGAAAATCTGGAATGCCGTGCGCGAAGCCGCGCGGCAACGATAA